CTGCACCAGATCTTTCAGCTCTTCATCGTCACCTTGCAGAATAGCTTCATCTTCATCAATTTGATCCGTGACACTGATATACTCGCCCCCTTTTTTGGATACTGGCCCCAGGTCGTGGTGTTCTTTCGCCAGTTCGCGGTATCTACCCGGGTCAGACGCAATTTCAGGTTCGGCCAGCTGTGCAGTAACAGCTTCGTATCTTTTAATGATCTGTTTGACTTTATCTCTCACAGAAGTTTCTGGGCATAAAAAAACGGTTCCCGGCCATCTCTATCCGATGACATCAGAAACCGTTGTGTTTGTCTGGTTACTGTTCGCCTTTGGCGTTCAGCTTTGCGTATTTTTTCTTGAACTTTTCGATACGGCCGGCGGTGTCAACCAGTTTTTGCTGACCGGAGAAAAACGGGTGGCATGCGGAGCAGATTTCCACTCGCATATCGCCCACGGTGCTTCGCACTTGGAACCTGTTGCCACATGCGCAGGTCACTGTACCGAGCGTGTATTCAGGATGAATCTCAGTTTTCATTTCTTTCCTCTAATTCAGATCACTCAACGCCTTTTCAAGCATGTCGATGCCTTCCAAAAAAACTGCCTCATCGGTGGCGTAAGAGAGCCTGATGTAGCCCTCTGACCCGAAGCCGGAACCGGCGACAGTCACCGTCTTTGCGCTGTCCAAAATATAATCACTTAGGGCAAAAGAACTGTTGATTATCTTCCCATCTGCGGCTAGGCCGATGTACTGACTCACATCGGGGAATGCATAGAATGCGCCCCCCGGTTTGGCGCAGGAGAAATTGGGAATGGAGTTGAGGCGGTTAATCATTGCATCACGACGTTTCGCAAAAATTTTGCACATAGTTTCAACTTCAGTCTGATCACCGGTGAGTGCCTCCACGGCAGCTTTTTGTGCAATGGAGTTGGGGCAAGATGTCGCCTGTCCCTGTATTTTCGCCATAGCGCTGACGATTGTAGCATCTCCGGCCGCATATCCGATCCGCCATCC
This portion of the Candidatus Neomarinimicrobiota bacterium genome encodes:
- the rpmE gene encoding 50S ribosomal protein L31, with the translated sequence MKTEIHPEYTLGTVTCACGNRFQVRSTVGDMRVEICSACHPFFSGQQKLVDTAGRIEKFKKKYAKLNAKGEQ